The following are from one region of the Segatella oris genome:
- the murD gene encoding UDP-N-acetylmuramoyl-L-alanine--D-glutamate ligase, which translates to MSRIVILGAGESGAGAAVLAKKKGFDVFVSDMSLIKDKYKNLLNTHGIAWEEGHHTEEKILDADEIIKSPGIPKEAPMIQKLMAQGTHIISEIEFAGRYTHSKMVCITGSNGKTTTTSLIYHIFKSAGYDVGLAGNIGKSLALQVAEDPHEYYVIELSSFQLDNMYDFRANIAILLNITPDHLDRYDFKFENYADAKMRIIQNQTPEDSFIYWNDDPVIKKELEKFEIKAYACPFSELKEKGSIGYIEAGTYKLEYPTPFNMEQEALSLTGKHNIYNSLAAGLASNIAGIKKEIIRKSLSDFPGVEHRLEKVCKVGGVQYINDSKATNVDACWYALESMKTPTVLILGGKDKGNDYTPIKELVKKKCRGLVYLGADNRKLHDNFDALGLPVKDTHSMKDCVEACHEMAKSGDTVLLSPCCASFDLFHNMEERGNMFKDLVRKL; encoded by the coding sequence ATGAGCCGAATCGTTATATTGGGAGCCGGAGAAAGTGGTGCCGGTGCAGCCGTATTAGCCAAGAAGAAGGGTTTCGACGTGTTCGTTTCTGACATGTCTCTGATCAAGGACAAATACAAAAACCTGCTCAACACCCATGGCATTGCATGGGAAGAAGGCCACCATACAGAAGAGAAAATACTGGATGCCGACGAGATTATCAAGAGTCCCGGCATCCCCAAGGAGGCCCCGATGATACAGAAACTCATGGCCCAGGGTACGCATATCATCAGCGAAATCGAGTTTGCGGGACGCTACACGCATTCCAAAATGGTGTGTATCACGGGCAGTAATGGCAAGACCACGACCACTTCACTCATTTATCATATCTTCAAATCAGCAGGCTACGATGTAGGCTTGGCAGGCAACATCGGCAAGAGTCTGGCGCTCCAAGTGGCTGAAGATCCGCATGAATACTACGTCATTGAACTGAGTAGCTTCCAGTTGGACAATATGTATGACTTCCGTGCCAACATCGCTATTCTGCTCAATATCACGCCCGATCATTTGGATCGCTACGACTTTAAGTTTGAGAACTATGCCGATGCGAAGATGAGAATCATTCAAAATCAAACGCCGGAAGACAGTTTCATCTACTGGAATGACGACCCGGTGATTAAGAAAGAGCTTGAGAAGTTTGAAATCAAAGCTTATGCTTGTCCGTTCTCTGAACTCAAAGAGAAAGGCTCTATCGGCTACATCGAGGCGGGAACCTACAAACTTGAATATCCCACTCCGTTCAACATGGAGCAGGAAGCACTCTCACTGACAGGCAAACACAACATCTACAACAGTCTTGCAGCAGGTCTTGCAAGTAACATTGCCGGCATCAAAAAGGAAATCATCCGCAAGAGTCTGAGCGATTTCCCGGGGGTAGAACATCGCTTGGAAAAGGTGTGCAAGGTTGGCGGAGTGCAGTATATCAACGACTCAAAAGCCACGAATGTCGATGCCTGCTGGTATGCCTTGGAGAGCATGAAGACGCCGACTGTGCTCATCTTAGGAGGCAAAGACAAGGGCAACGACTACACACCAATCAAAGAACTCGTGAAGAAGAAATGCCGTGGACTTGTATATCTCGGTGCAGATAACAGGAAACTGCATGACAACTTCGATGCTCTCGGCCTTCCGGTAAAGGATACACACAGTATGAAAGACTGTGTTGAGGCCTGTCATGAAATGGCGAAATCGGGTGACACGGTGCTTTTGAGTCCCTGTTGTGCCAGCTTCGACCTGTTTCATAACATGGAAGAACGGGGCAATATGTTTAAGGATTTGGTGAGAAAACTATAG
- a CDS encoding penicillin-binding protein — MSKFDSNKVMPRYSAIAILMTVIAVLVVGKTLYLMTAKRDYWLKVADRVKKDSVSVKPMRGNILSCDGQLMASSLPEFKLFMDFKALHDAKSDSLWDVKVDSICMGLNHIFPEKSVSSFKQELAEGRKKMSRHWAIWGKRVDYNTYTEVKALPVFNLSQNKSGFHVEEYNARKRSYGSLAGRTIGAMFGAKDTARFGLELSYDSILRGSNGIIHRRKVLNRFLDIMDTPPIDGADIVTTIDVGMQDLAERSVIDELKLINGNVGVAIVMEVATGDIKAIVNMEKCVDGEYREIHNHAVSDLLEPGSVFKTASIMTALDDGVVDTTYRVDTGNGVWPMYGREMKDHNWRRGGYGVLTLPQTLMVSSNIGVSRIIDDHYRNNPEKFVRGIYRTGLADNLRIPLVGASPARIRMPKKSERGEWTNWSHTALPWMSIGYETQVPPISTLTFYNAIANNGRMMRPRFVKQVVKNGEVIMDFPPEVMRASICKEKTLREIQTILDHVVSQGLGKKAGSPSFRVAGKTGTAQMSKGAQGYKSGGTNYLLSFAGYFPDDAPRYSCIVCIQKSGLPASGGGMSGVVFHNIAEGIMAQSLKLDVADARDASSVLVPDVKAGNILAADYVLTHLGINTNKNWGGSYADGNPIWGKAEKKNDNKTILLERQPINNGRYIPDVTGMGARDAVYLLESRGVKTIIQGRGKVVRQSLEPGHSIKKGDRITLVLD; from the coding sequence ATGAGCAAGTTTGACAGTAATAAGGTAATGCCGAGATACAGTGCCATCGCCATTTTGATGACGGTGATTGCTGTGTTGGTTGTGGGTAAGACGCTATACTTGATGACTGCGAAGCGCGATTACTGGCTAAAGGTGGCTGACCGTGTAAAGAAAGACAGCGTTAGTGTAAAGCCAATGCGTGGCAATATCTTGAGTTGTGACGGGCAACTGATGGCCAGTTCATTGCCAGAGTTCAAACTGTTCATGGATTTTAAAGCACTCCATGATGCTAAGAGTGACTCGCTTTGGGATGTCAAAGTGGACTCTATCTGCATGGGATTAAACCATATTTTCCCTGAAAAATCTGTTTCGTCATTCAAGCAGGAGCTTGCAGAAGGACGGAAAAAGATGAGTCGTCACTGGGCCATATGGGGCAAGCGCGTAGATTATAACACTTATACAGAGGTGAAAGCACTGCCTGTTTTCAATCTTTCTCAGAACAAGAGCGGTTTCCATGTCGAGGAGTATAATGCTCGAAAACGTAGTTACGGCTCGCTTGCAGGACGTACGATTGGTGCAATGTTCGGTGCAAAAGACACGGCACGTTTTGGCTTGGAACTTTCTTACGACTCTATACTCCGTGGCTCAAACGGTATCATCCACCGTCGGAAAGTACTCAATCGCTTCCTTGATATCATGGATACTCCACCTATAGACGGTGCAGACATCGTGACAACAATAGATGTAGGAATGCAGGATTTAGCCGAGCGTTCGGTCATTGATGAACTGAAATTGATTAATGGAAACGTAGGGGTTGCCATTGTAATGGAGGTAGCGACAGGGGACATCAAGGCCATTGTAAACATGGAGAAATGCGTAGATGGCGAGTACAGGGAAATCCATAACCATGCTGTCAGCGACCTTCTTGAACCTGGATCCGTATTCAAGACAGCCTCCATCATGACGGCTTTGGACGATGGCGTGGTAGATACAACCTATCGTGTTGACACAGGAAATGGCGTCTGGCCTATGTATGGGCGCGAGATGAAGGATCATAACTGGCGACGAGGTGGCTATGGTGTGCTCACGCTGCCACAGACCTTAATGGTCAGTTCGAATATCGGTGTGAGCCGAATTATTGATGATCATTATCGGAATAACCCCGAAAAGTTTGTTCGTGGCATATATCGTACGGGGCTTGCCGATAACCTCAGAATTCCTTTAGTGGGTGCTTCACCGGCACGAATACGCATGCCTAAGAAGAGCGAACGAGGTGAATGGACGAACTGGAGTCATACAGCTTTGCCCTGGATGAGCATCGGCTATGAAACTCAGGTGCCACCAATCTCAACGCTTACTTTCTATAATGCAATTGCCAACAACGGACGAATGATGCGACCGCGCTTTGTGAAACAGGTGGTGAAAAACGGCGAAGTCATCATGGATTTCCCACCCGAAGTGATGCGGGCAAGCATCTGTAAGGAAAAGACCCTGCGCGAAATACAGACCATTCTCGACCATGTGGTCAGCCAAGGACTCGGAAAGAAGGCCGGTTCTCCCTCATTTCGAGTGGCCGGAAAGACGGGAACAGCACAGATGTCTAAGGGTGCACAGGGATATAAAAGCGGTGGAACCAACTATCTGTTGAGCTTTGCGGGCTACTTTCCCGATGATGCTCCACGTTACAGTTGTATTGTGTGTATTCAGAAATCAGGTCTTCCTGCGAGTGGTGGCGGCATGAGTGGTGTCGTTTTCCATAACATTGCAGAGGGCATTATGGCACAGAGTCTGAAACTTGATGTTGCTGATGCCCGCGATGCCTCTTCGGTATTAGTGCCGGACGTGAAAGCCGGGAACATCCTTGCTGCCGATTATGTGCTCACACATTTAGGCATTAACACCAACAAGAACTGGGGAGGGAGCTACGCAGACGGCAATCCCATCTGGGGTAAGGCAGAGAAAAAGAATGATAACAAGACTATTCTTTTAGAACGCCAGCCTATCAACAACGGCAGATATATACCCGATGTAACGGGCATGGGCGCCCGAGATGCTGTTTATCTGTTGGAGAGTCGTGGCGTGAAGACCATTATCCAGGGGCGTGGAAAGGTTGTCCGGCAGAGTCTTGAACCAGGTCATAGCATCAAGAAAGGCGATCGGATAACGCTTGTCTTGGATTAG
- the mraY gene encoding phospho-N-acetylmuramoyl-pentapeptide-transferase, translating into MLYYLFRFLEQYGISGSRIWGYISFRALLALILSLVISAWAGEKFIKFLKRKQITETQRDASIDPFGVKKIGVPSMGGVIIILSILVPVLLLGRLRNVYLILMIITTVWLGFLGGMDDYIKIFRRDKEGLKGKYKIVGQIGIGLIVGLVLWMSPDVKMNENIAIARQGQEMVVKHRAKAHKSLKTTIPFVKGHNLSYSNLMSFCGKHKVAAGWILFVIMTILVVTAVSNGANLNDGMDGMCAGNSAIIGVAIGILAYVSSHIQFAAYLNIMYIPQSEELVVFMCAFIGALIGFLWYNAYPAQVFMGDTGSLTIGGIIAVSAIIIHKELLLPILCGIFFVESLSVIIQVYYYKLGKRRGMKQRVFKRTPIHDNFRVTDDQLDPDCKYLLKSPRSPKHEAKITIRFWIITIILAALTIITLKIR; encoded by the coding sequence ATGTTATACTATCTTTTTAGATTTCTCGAACAATATGGCATCAGTGGGTCACGCATTTGGGGCTATATCTCTTTCCGGGCACTGCTTGCTTTGATTCTCTCTTTGGTCATTTCAGCATGGGCCGGAGAGAAGTTTATCAAGTTCTTAAAGCGTAAACAAATCACAGAAACACAGCGCGACGCCTCTATAGACCCCTTTGGTGTCAAGAAGATTGGCGTTCCTTCGATGGGTGGAGTCATTATCATTCTCTCCATTCTTGTGCCTGTTCTGCTCCTTGGCCGACTGCGAAACGTCTATCTCATCCTGATGATTATTACTACCGTATGGTTGGGATTTCTTGGTGGAATGGATGATTATATCAAGATTTTCCGCCGTGACAAAGAGGGATTGAAAGGCAAATACAAGATTGTCGGGCAAATAGGTATCGGGCTTATCGTGGGACTTGTGTTGTGGATGTCGCCCGATGTAAAGATGAATGAGAATATAGCCATTGCCCGTCAAGGCCAGGAAATGGTCGTCAAGCACCGTGCCAAAGCCCACAAATCCTTGAAAACGACAATCCCGTTCGTTAAAGGTCACAACCTCAGTTACAGCAATCTGATGAGCTTCTGCGGTAAACATAAGGTTGCAGCAGGCTGGATTCTCTTCGTCATCATGACCATTTTGGTGGTAACGGCAGTGAGTAACGGAGCCAATCTCAATGATGGAATGGACGGCATGTGTGCCGGAAACTCGGCCATTATAGGCGTAGCCATCGGCATTCTGGCCTATGTGAGCAGCCATATACAGTTTGCAGCCTACCTCAACATCATGTATATCCCCCAAAGCGAAGAGCTTGTGGTCTTCATGTGTGCCTTTATCGGTGCGCTGATTGGCTTCCTTTGGTATAATGCCTACCCTGCCCAAGTGTTCATGGGCGACACGGGATCACTGACCATCGGAGGTATCATTGCCGTGAGTGCCATTATCATTCACAAGGAGTTATTGCTTCCCATACTCTGTGGTATCTTCTTTGTTGAGAGTCTGAGTGTCATCATTCAAGTCTACTACTACAAGCTTGGTAAGCGCCGCGGCATGAAGCAACGCGTCTTCAAACGCACGCCGATACATGATAACTTCCGCGTCACCGACGACCAACTTGACCCTGACTGCAAATATCTTCTCAAGAGTCCGCGTAGTCCGAAGCATGAAGCAAAGATAACCATACGCTTCTGGATTATCACGATTATCCTTGCAGCATTAACCATTATCACATTAAAAATAAGATAA
- the murG gene encoding undecaprenyldiphospho-muramoylpentapeptide beta-N-acetylglucosaminyltransferase, whose product MDKELRIIISGGGTGGHIFPAVSIANAIKAKHPNAKILFVGALGRMEMQRVPAAGYEIKGLPICGFDRKHLLKNIVVLFKIWKSERMARKIVSQFKPMAAVGVGGYASGPTLNVCAKRGIPCLIQEQNSYAGVTNKLLSKKAEKICVAYEGMERFFPADKIIMTGNPVRQNVLDSKLSVEEARESFGLNPNMKTILLVGGSLGARTINESMLQHLDLVGQSDVQFIWQTGKVYYEAIKERLQNEELPNLKATDFISDMGAAYKAADLVISRAGASSISEFCLIGKPVILVPSPNVAEDHQTKNAMALVNRNAAVYVKDSEAVDVLLKTALHTVGDAKKLESLKENILKLGLKNSADVIADEVIKLAIK is encoded by the coding sequence ATGGATAAGGAATTGAGAATCATCATCAGTGGTGGCGGTACGGGAGGCCATATCTTCCCGGCTGTATCCATAGCTAACGCTATCAAGGCAAAGCATCCAAATGCAAAGATCCTTTTCGTTGGTGCATTAGGACGCATGGAAATGCAGCGTGTTCCTGCTGCCGGATATGAGATTAAGGGCCTTCCCATCTGTGGATTCGACCGTAAACATCTGCTGAAAAACATCGTCGTGCTCTTCAAAATATGGAAGAGTGAGCGCATGGCACGTAAGATTGTGAGCCAATTCAAGCCTATGGCAGCCGTCGGTGTAGGCGGATATGCAAGTGGCCCGACGCTTAATGTCTGCGCAAAAAGGGGAATCCCCTGCCTCATTCAAGAGCAGAACTCCTATGCCGGCGTTACGAATAAACTCCTTTCCAAGAAAGCTGAGAAGATATGTGTGGCCTATGAAGGCATGGAACGCTTCTTCCCGGCCGACAAAATCATTATGACCGGTAACCCCGTTCGACAGAACGTGCTCGACTCGAAGCTGTCTGTTGAAGAGGCACGTGAGTCTTTCGGACTCAATCCTAACATGAAGACAATTCTCCTTGTGGGGGGAAGTTTGGGTGCACGGACTATCAACGAGAGCATGTTGCAGCATCTTGATCTCGTCGGACAGAGTGATGTGCAGTTCATTTGGCAGACAGGTAAGGTGTATTATGAAGCCATTAAGGAGCGGTTGCAGAATGAAGAACTGCCCAACCTGAAAGCGACTGACTTCATCAGTGATATGGGGGCGGCTTACAAGGCGGCCGATTTGGTCATCAGTCGTGCCGGTGCAAGCAGCATCAGTGAGTTCTGTCTGATTGGCAAACCGGTGATACTCGTGCCCTCACCCAATGTGGCCGAAGACCATCAAACGAAGAATGCCATGGCATTGGTCAACAGGAATGCGGCTGTCTATGTCAAGGACAGCGAGGCCGTCGACGTGCTTTTGAAGACGGCACTCCATACGGTCGGCGATGCCAAGAAATTGGAATCATTGAAAGAAAACATATTAAAATTAGGATTAAAGAACTCTGCCGACGTCATTGCCGACGAGGTTATAAAGTTAGCTATAAAGTAA
- a CDS encoding FtsW/RodA/SpoVE family cell cycle protein — protein sequence MNKKTLSNIFKGDKVIWMIFFFLCIISVVEVFSASSGLTYKSGSYMSPLVKHLGILMMGIFCMVITLNIKCKYFKILTPFMLIISFFTLIWVFIAGQSTNGAQRWVSLIGIQFQPSEIAKGTLVLATAQILSALQTDHGADKNAFKFILIVCAFIVPLIGLENLSTAALLCLVILLMMVIGRVPMRQLGKLLGVTLAFILAVFAGVMLLGTDRGNVNSNKKMTEQVEQGKKEEGMLAKVFHRADTWKSRIDKFTSSEEVAPSEVDLDKDAQVAHANIAIASSNVVGKGPGNSVERDFLSQAFSDFIYAIIIEELGVEGAVGVAVLYIMLLFRTGRIASRCENNFPALLAMGLALLLVTQALFNMCVAVGLAPVTGQPLPLVSKGGTSTMINCIYVGVILSVSRSAKKKGEPEQGKVKSVVNEVKLA from the coding sequence ATGAACAAAAAGACGCTTAGTAATATTTTCAAGGGCGACAAGGTCATCTGGATGATCTTCTTTTTCCTTTGTATCATCAGTGTCGTTGAGGTTTTTTCAGCCTCTTCCGGACTTACCTATAAAAGTGGAAGCTACATGTCTCCATTGGTCAAGCACCTTGGAATTCTGATGATGGGTATATTCTGTATGGTCATCACTCTGAACATCAAGTGCAAGTATTTCAAGATACTTACGCCCTTCATGCTGATTATTTCGTTTTTCACTTTGATTTGGGTTTTCATCGCGGGACAGTCAACCAACGGCGCACAACGCTGGGTAAGCCTCATCGGAATACAGTTCCAACCCTCGGAAATTGCCAAGGGAACGCTCGTGTTGGCTACCGCACAGATACTCAGTGCACTGCAAACCGACCATGGAGCAGACAAGAATGCGTTCAAGTTTATCCTCATTGTGTGTGCCTTCATCGTGCCACTTATCGGTTTGGAAAACCTCTCCACGGCCGCTTTGCTGTGTCTTGTCATCCTGCTGATGATGGTCATCGGGCGTGTCCCCATGCGTCAGTTAGGTAAGCTGTTGGGCGTAACCTTGGCTTTCATTCTGGCTGTTTTCGCAGGTGTAATGCTCTTAGGAACAGACAGAGGAAATGTCAATTCCAACAAGAAGATGACCGAACAGGTGGAACAGGGAAAGAAAGAAGAAGGAATGTTGGCTAAAGTGTTCCACCGTGCCGACACGTGGAAATCGCGCATTGATAAGTTCACATCGTCCGAAGAAGTGGCCCCTTCAGAGGTCGATCTTGACAAGGATGCGCAGGTAGCTCATGCCAACATAGCCATCGCTTCATCGAATGTGGTGGGCAAAGGCCCTGGAAACAGCGTCGAACGTGACTTCCTTTCGCAGGCTTTCTCCGATTTCATCTATGCCATTATCATTGAGGAATTAGGCGTAGAAGGTGCTGTTGGCGTTGCCGTGCTCTACATTATGCTGCTCTTCCGCACAGGACGCATCGCCAGTCGGTGCGAGAACAACTTCCCCGCCTTGCTTGCCATGGGACTCGCTTTGTTGCTTGTGACGCAGGCACTATTCAACATGTGTGTGGCCGTTGGACTTGCACCGGTCACCGGACAGCCGCTTCCGCTTGTCAGCAAGGGTGGGACTTCGACGATGATCAACTGCATTTATGTCGGCGTAATCCTGAGCGTGAGTCGCTCGGCAAAGAAGAAAGGCGAACCCGAACAGGGCAAGGTGAAATCAGTAGTGAATGAAGTAAAACTTGCTTGA
- a CDS encoding FtsL-like putative cell division protein gives MNNEDKINTKEELSDRQGTMKEEAKNNEEKDLKASEAVESEASASADDEGPTLKEVIAKQATEDESPFASHFTLKKILGGDVLTTQTIRHQIGVFLLITAFLIVYIANRYSVQNDLIEIDKLQDELQDAKYKALSSSSQLTEKSRESHVLELLKNNKDSVLKIASQPPYIINVPEE, from the coding sequence ATGAACAACGAAGATAAAATCAACACGAAAGAAGAGCTGTCTGATCGGCAGGGAACCATGAAGGAAGAAGCTAAGAACAATGAGGAAAAAGATTTGAAAGCTTCTGAAGCGGTGGAAAGTGAAGCCTCTGCATCAGCAGATGACGAAGGCCCTACGTTGAAAGAAGTGATAGCAAAGCAGGCCACAGAAGACGAATCGCCGTTTGCTTCGCATTTCACACTCAAGAAAATCCTTGGCGGTGACGTGCTGACTACGCAGACCATACGACATCAGATAGGCGTGTTTCTGCTTATTACGGCTTTTCTGATTGTGTATATAGCCAATCGTTACAGTGTCCAGAACGACCTTATCGAGATTGATAAGCTGCAAGATGAATTGCAGGATGCCAAGTATAAGGCGCTTTCGAGCAGCAGTCAGTTGACCGAGAAAAGCCGAGAGAGTCATGTTTTGGAGTTGTTGAAGAACAATAAAGACAGTGTGCTGAAGATAGCGAGTCAGCCACCTTACATTATAAATGTACCGGAAGAATGA
- the murC gene encoding UDP-N-acetylmuramate--L-alanine ligase produces MELKDIKAVYFIGAGGIGMSAIARYFIHRGQVVAGYDKTPSDLTHQLEKEGMLIHYEEDIDEIPHACKNPKSTLVVYTPAIPATHKELEFFREGGFEIQKRAQVLGTLTRSHKGLCFAGTHGKTTTSTMCAHIMHQSHMDCNAFLGGISKNYGTNYILSDSSDYVVIEADEFDRSFHWLRPWMSVITSTDPDHLDIYGTKEAYLESFRHYTELIQPGGALIIHRDLEMKQHVQEGVKVYDYSREAGDFHAENIVIDNGEISFDFVSPIENVKNIKLGQPVPINIENAVAAMAMAQLNGCTAEELRYGMRTYAGVDRRFDFKIKNDKHVFLSDYGHHPKEVLQSARSLKELFKGRKITVIFQPHLYTRTRDFYREFADALSNFDEVVLTEIYPAREEPIEGVTSKLIFDNLKPGVEKTIIRKDDVLDYVKSRDFDVLVVLGAGNLDNYVPQIAKIIDSKN; encoded by the coding sequence ATGGAACTGAAAGATATTAAAGCTGTATATTTCATTGGGGCCGGAGGTATCGGCATGAGTGCTATTGCAAGATACTTCATTCATCGTGGGCAAGTCGTTGCGGGCTATGACAAAACACCGTCAGACCTTACTCATCAGCTTGAAAAAGAAGGGATGTTGATCCACTATGAAGAAGATATTGACGAGATTCCCCATGCCTGCAAGAACCCCAAGTCGACGCTTGTTGTCTACACACCGGCCATTCCAGCCACGCATAAAGAGCTGGAATTCTTCCGTGAGGGAGGTTTCGAAATCCAGAAACGTGCCCAGGTTTTGGGGACATTGACACGCAGTCATAAGGGCCTTTGCTTTGCAGGGACACATGGAAAGACTACGACTTCTACAATGTGTGCACACATCATGCACCAGAGTCACATGGACTGTAATGCCTTCTTGGGCGGCATATCAAAGAACTACGGCACGAACTATATCCTTTCAGACAGCAGTGATTACGTGGTCATTGAGGCCGATGAGTTTGACAGAAGCTTTCATTGGCTGCGTCCATGGATGAGCGTTATCACCTCTACTGACCCCGATCATCTCGACATCTACGGTACAAAAGAAGCCTATCTTGAAAGCTTCCGTCACTACACTGAACTCATTCAGCCGGGTGGTGCACTGATCATTCACCGTGATTTGGAAATGAAACAGCATGTACAGGAGGGCGTTAAGGTGTATGACTACAGCCGTGAAGCGGGTGATTTCCATGCAGAAAACATTGTAATTGACAACGGAGAGATTAGCTTTGACTTTGTTTCTCCGATTGAAAATGTCAAGAATATCAAACTCGGACAGCCCGTACCTATCAACATTGAGAATGCTGTTGCGGCCATGGCTATGGCACAATTGAATGGTTGTACAGCCGAGGAACTCCGTTACGGCATGCGGACATATGCAGGCGTTGACCGCAGATTTGACTTCAAAATCAAGAATGACAAGCATGTCTTCCTGTCAGATTACGGGCATCATCCCAAGGAAGTACTGCAGAGTGCAAGGAGTCTGAAAGAACTGTTCAAGGGACGAAAGATAACCGTTATATTCCAGCCACACCTTTATACACGTACCCGCGACTTCTATCGTGAGTTTGCCGATGCACTAAGTAACTTTGATGAAGTCGTTCTTACAGAGATATATCCGGCACGTGAAGAGCCGATTGAAGGCGTCACGAGTAAGTTGATATTCGATAATCTCAAGCCGGGTGTGGAGAAAACCATCATCCGAAAGGACGATGTTCTCGACTATGTGAAGAGTCGCGACTTCGATGTTCTCGTGGTTCTCGGTGCAGGAAATCTCGACAACTACGTGCCACAGATTGCAAAAATCATAGACAGTAAGAATTAA
- a CDS encoding UDP-N-acetylmuramoyl-L-alanyl-D-glutamate--2,6-diaminopimelate ligase: protein MKLNELLKNITPIKLIGNDDVEITGVNIDSRRIKTGHLFVAMKGTQVDGHQFIGKAIELGAISVLCEDLPEVLQEGITYIQVESTEDAVGKVATLFYGDPSHKLKLVGVTGTNGKTTIATLLYNMFRKFGHKVGLLSTVCNYIDDVEVPADHTTPDPIELNELLAKMVEAGCEYAFMECSSHAIHQKRIGGLKFAGGLFTNLTRDHLDYHKTFENYRNAKKAFFDGLPKDAFAITNADDKNGMIMVQNTKATVKTYSIRTLADFRARILECHFEGMYLEIDGREVGVQFIGKFNVSNLLAVYGAAIMLGKKPEDVLLVLSTLHSVNGRLEPIHSPEGFTAIVDYAHTPDALANVLNAIHEVLDGKGHVITVCGAGGNRDKGKRPLMAQEAVRQSDKVIITSDNPRFEEPQDIINDMLAGLNEQQMRKVISIVDRKEAIRTACMMAQKGDVVLVAGKGHETYQEIKGVKHHFDDKEVLHEIFKV, encoded by the coding sequence ATGAAATTAAACGAACTTCTCAAAAACATCACTCCGATAAAGCTTATCGGAAATGATGACGTAGAAATCACAGGCGTGAATATTGATTCGCGACGCATCAAGACGGGACATCTCTTCGTTGCCATGAAGGGAACGCAGGTTGATGGGCATCAATTCATCGGCAAAGCCATTGAACTTGGTGCCATATCCGTGCTTTGTGAAGACCTTCCCGAAGTGCTTCAAGAGGGCATCACCTATATCCAGGTGGAATCAACAGAGGATGCTGTCGGTAAGGTTGCCACCTTGTTTTATGGTGATCCGTCGCATAAACTGAAGTTGGTCGGCGTGACGGGAACCAATGGAAAGACCACCATTGCCACCTTATTATATAATATGTTCCGCAAGTTCGGGCATAAGGTTGGACTGCTTTCCACGGTCTGCAACTATATTGATGATGTTGAAGTGCCAGCCGACCACACGACCCCTGACCCCATCGAACTCAACGAACTCTTGGCAAAGATGGTTGAAGCCGGCTGTGAATATGCCTTCATGGAATGTTCAAGTCATGCCATTCATCAGAAGCGTATCGGCGGTTTGAAGTTTGCCGGTGGTCTTTTTACCAATCTCACCCGCGATCACTTGGACTATCACAAGACTTTCGAAAACTACCGAAATGCCAAGAAAGCCTTCTTCGATGGCCTGCCCAAGGATGCTTTTGCCATTACCAATGCCGACGATAAAAACGGCATGATCATGGTGCAGAACACCAAGGCAACCGTCAAGACCTATTCAATCCGCACGTTGGCTGACTTCCGTGCCCGCATTTTAGAATGCCACTTTGAGGGCATGTATCTTGAGATTGACGGCCGTGAAGTAGGCGTTCAGTTCATCGGTAAGTTCAACGTCAGCAACCTTTTGGCAGTCTATGGCGCTGCAATCATGTTAGGCAAGAAGCCCGAAGATGTGCTCTTGGTGCTCAGTACGCTGCATAGTGTCAACGGACGCCTTGAACCTATCCATTCTCCTGAAGGCTTCACGGCAATTGTCGACTATGCTCATACACCCGATGCATTGGCAAATGTGCTCAACGCCATACACGAAGTACTCGATGGCAAAGGGCATGTGATTACCGTTTGTGGTGCAGGAGGAAACCGCGATAAGGGCAAACGTCCACTCATGGCACAGGAAGCTGTCAGACAAAGTGACAAGGTTATCATTACCAGTGACAATCCCCGATTTGAAGAACCGCAGGATATCATCAACGATATGCTCGCGGGATTGAACGAACAGCAGATGCGAAAGGTCATCTCAATTGTCGACCGTAAGGAGGCTATTCGCACAGCCTGCATGATGGCCCAGAAAGGAGATGTGGTGCTTGTTGCCGGTAAAGGACACGAAACCTATCAGGAAATCAAGGGCGTGAAGCATCATTTCGATGATAAGGAAGTGCTTCATGAAATTTTCAAAGTATAA